A single genomic interval of Xyrauchen texanus isolate HMW12.3.18 chromosome 8, RBS_HiC_50CHRs, whole genome shotgun sequence harbors:
- the LOC127647346 gene encoding protein FAM83F-like isoform X1 — translation MAESQLICMDDEHINVKIPESKPEFYYSEAQRAALEQLLKNGDGAFKMCLKEDDVKDFLSAREIKYMRDTFQEYDSDSDTYCSQSPHDTSEDSGVHSTYWPTMSDTEIPPLDIGWPSNSYYKGVTRVSVYTHPPKTNGPHIKEVVRRLIQESTKVVAVVMDMLTDLLILQDLFDAASKRGVAVYLLLEEHGLPHFLDMSSRLQISAQHMRNLRVRTVKGSGLALSFGRLPGSLCSKYMLVDGDKVMFGSYSFTWSSSRMNRNTITVMSGQVVDFFDNDFRELYAVSDTVDLYHEFHVTKPSLIVPVLKMPAQPNIHAVPVSTSRFQVSLEDTKQTYLKVPAHKYHNPKYSLVVGNSLGMTGSLQDLSTLRDCVDHGTVNNMEKLIYTNGGSICPQSPVSPDRTEDSKGDERKLSTSISKKQSSSFLTFLKVRANNQSLDSNSTNQSKDPKQVNHSKDTKVTNNSKEAPWLSSQIKEVQQEDASRHITPISACKISETDSTGELEDNFEIIESLPMVKFKGKKSKMGQRSISLHAISADGEDGLRGRRRHQKKTCIQS, via the exons ATGGCCGAGTCTCAGTTGATATGCATGGACGATGAACACATTAATGTTAAGATACCAGAATCCAAACCGGAATTTTATTACAGCGAGGCGCAGCGGGCCGCGCTCGAGCAGCTCTTGAAGAACGGTGATGGCGCTTTTAAGATGTGTCTCAAAGAGGATGACGTCAAGGACTTTCTTTCGGCCAGGGAAATCAAATATATGCGGGACACCTTTCAGGAATATGACAGTGACTCAGACACCTATTGCTCGCAGTCGCCCCACGATACGAGTGAAGACTCGGGTGTTCACTCGACTTACTGGCCGACAATGTCTGACACGGAGATCCCTCCGCTGGACATCGGTTGGCCCAGCAACAGCTATTACAAAGGGGTGACCCGAGTGTCGGTTTACACACACCCACCCAAAACGAACGGCCCACATATTAAAGAGGTGGTGCGCAGACTCATTCAAGAATCTACAAAG GTGGTTGCTGTGGTCATGGACATGTTGACAGACCTGTTGATCCTGCAGGATCTCTTTGATGCTGCAAGTAAGAGAGGGGTGGCTGTATACTTGCTGCTGGAGGAGCACGGCTTGCCACACTTCCTGGACATGAGCAGCAGACTACAGATTTCTGCacaacacatgagg AACCTGCGCGTGCGAACTGTGAAAGGCTCTGGATTGGCTCTGTCATTTGGTCGTCTGCCAGGATCGCTGTGCTCCAAATATATGTTGGTGGATGGAGATAAAGTGATGTTTGGATCATACAG CTTTACATGGAGCTCCTCCAGAATGAACCGGAACACAATCACTGTGATGTCAGGACAAGTTGTAGACTTCTTTGACAATGACTTCAGAGAGCTGTACGCTGTGTCTGACACAGTGGACCTATACCATGAGTTTCATGTCACTAAGCCATCCCTGATTGTTCCTGTGCTGAAAATGCCAGCACAACCCAACATACATGCAGTTCCCGTGTCCACCTCTCGCTTCCAAGTCTCTCTAGAGGACACCAAACAGACTTATCTTAAGGTGCCGGCACATAAATACCACAATCCAAAGTACTCTTTGGTTGTTGGCAACAGTCTGGGTATGACTGGCTCCTTGCAGGATCTTTCTACGCTAAGGGACTGTGTTGACCATGGCACTGTGAATAACATGGAAAAATTAATCTACACCAATGGGGGCAGTATATGCCCACAGTCCCCAGTGTCCCCAGATAGGACAGAGGACAGTAAAGGTGATGAGAGGAAGCTTTCAACTTCTATTTCTAAAAAGCAGAGTTCTTCGTTCCTTACTTTCCTAAAAGTCAGGGCAAACAACCAGAGTCTGGACTCGAACTCAACCAATCAAAGCAAAGATCCAAAACAGGTCAATCATAGCAAGGACACTAAGGTAACCAATAACTCCAAAGAAGCACCTTGGTTGTCCAGTCAGATCAAGGAAGTACAACAAGAGGATGCATCCAGACACATAACTCCCATATCAGCTTGCAAGATCTCAGAGACTGACAGCACTGGTGAACTTGAGGACAACTTTGAGATAATAGAGAGTCTACCAATGGTGAAGTTTAAAGGCAAAAAGAGCAAAATGGGTCAGAGGAGTATATCTCTTCATGCTATTTCTGCAGATGGTGAGGATG GCCTGAGAGGGCGGAGGCGTCACCAAAAGAAGACTTGTATTCAGTCCTGA
- the LOC127647346 gene encoding protein FAM83F-like isoform X2: MAESQLICMDDEHINVKIPESKPEFYYSEAQRAALEQLLKNGDGAFKMCLKEDDVKDFLSAREIKYMRDTFQEYDSDSDTYCSQSPHDTSEDSGVHSTYWPTMSDTEIPPLDIGWPSNSYYKGVTRVSVYTHPPKTNGPHIKEVVRRLIQESTKVVAVVMDMLTDLLILQDLFDAASKRGVAVYLLLEEHGLPHFLDMSSRLQISAQHMRNLRVRTVKGSGLALSFGRLPGSLCSKYMLVDGDKVMFGSYSFTWSSSRMNRNTITVMSGQVVDFFDNDFRELYAVSDTVDLYHEFHVTKPSLIVPVLKMPAQPNIHAVPVSTSRFQVSLEDTKQTYLKVPAHKYHNPKYSLVVGNSLGMTGSLQDLSTLRDCVDHGTVNNMEKLIYTNGGSICPQSPVSPDRTEDSKGDERKLSTSISKKQSSSFLTFLKVRANNQSLDSNSTNQSKDPKQVNHSKDTKVTNNSKEAPWLSSQIKEVQQEDASRHITPISACKISETDSTGELEDNFEIIESLPMVKFKGKKSKMGQRSISLHAISADGLRGRRRHQKKTCIQS, translated from the exons ATGGCCGAGTCTCAGTTGATATGCATGGACGATGAACACATTAATGTTAAGATACCAGAATCCAAACCGGAATTTTATTACAGCGAGGCGCAGCGGGCCGCGCTCGAGCAGCTCTTGAAGAACGGTGATGGCGCTTTTAAGATGTGTCTCAAAGAGGATGACGTCAAGGACTTTCTTTCGGCCAGGGAAATCAAATATATGCGGGACACCTTTCAGGAATATGACAGTGACTCAGACACCTATTGCTCGCAGTCGCCCCACGATACGAGTGAAGACTCGGGTGTTCACTCGACTTACTGGCCGACAATGTCTGACACGGAGATCCCTCCGCTGGACATCGGTTGGCCCAGCAACAGCTATTACAAAGGGGTGACCCGAGTGTCGGTTTACACACACCCACCCAAAACGAACGGCCCACATATTAAAGAGGTGGTGCGCAGACTCATTCAAGAATCTACAAAG GTGGTTGCTGTGGTCATGGACATGTTGACAGACCTGTTGATCCTGCAGGATCTCTTTGATGCTGCAAGTAAGAGAGGGGTGGCTGTATACTTGCTGCTGGAGGAGCACGGCTTGCCACACTTCCTGGACATGAGCAGCAGACTACAGATTTCTGCacaacacatgagg AACCTGCGCGTGCGAACTGTGAAAGGCTCTGGATTGGCTCTGTCATTTGGTCGTCTGCCAGGATCGCTGTGCTCCAAATATATGTTGGTGGATGGAGATAAAGTGATGTTTGGATCATACAG CTTTACATGGAGCTCCTCCAGAATGAACCGGAACACAATCACTGTGATGTCAGGACAAGTTGTAGACTTCTTTGACAATGACTTCAGAGAGCTGTACGCTGTGTCTGACACAGTGGACCTATACCATGAGTTTCATGTCACTAAGCCATCCCTGATTGTTCCTGTGCTGAAAATGCCAGCACAACCCAACATACATGCAGTTCCCGTGTCCACCTCTCGCTTCCAAGTCTCTCTAGAGGACACCAAACAGACTTATCTTAAGGTGCCGGCACATAAATACCACAATCCAAAGTACTCTTTGGTTGTTGGCAACAGTCTGGGTATGACTGGCTCCTTGCAGGATCTTTCTACGCTAAGGGACTGTGTTGACCATGGCACTGTGAATAACATGGAAAAATTAATCTACACCAATGGGGGCAGTATATGCCCACAGTCCCCAGTGTCCCCAGATAGGACAGAGGACAGTAAAGGTGATGAGAGGAAGCTTTCAACTTCTATTTCTAAAAAGCAGAGTTCTTCGTTCCTTACTTTCCTAAAAGTCAGGGCAAACAACCAGAGTCTGGACTCGAACTCAACCAATCAAAGCAAAGATCCAAAACAGGTCAATCATAGCAAGGACACTAAGGTAACCAATAACTCCAAAGAAGCACCTTGGTTGTCCAGTCAGATCAAGGAAGTACAACAAGAGGATGCATCCAGACACATAACTCCCATATCAGCTTGCAAGATCTCAGAGACTGACAGCACTGGTGAACTTGAGGACAACTTTGAGATAATAGAGAGTCTACCAATGGTGAAGTTTAAAGGCAAAAAGAGCAAAATGGGTCAGAGGAGTATATCTCTTCATGCTATTTCTGCAGATG GCCTGAGAGGGCGGAGGCGTCACCAAAAGAAGACTTGTATTCAGTCCTGA